A region from the Drosophila takahashii strain IR98-3 E-12201 chromosome 2L, DtakHiC1v2, whole genome shotgun sequence genome encodes:
- the RfC3 gene encoding replication factor C subunit 5, with product MTDTNGPAVRMPWVEKYRPSGLDDLISHEEIISTITRFISRKQLPHLLFYGPPGTGKTSTILACARQLYSPQQFKSMVLELNASDDRGIGIVRGQILNFASTRTIFCDTFKLIILDEADAMTNDAQNALRRIIEKYTDNVRFCVICNYLSKIIPALQSRCTRFRFAPLSQDQMMPRLEKIIEAEAVQITEDGKRALLTLAKGDMRKVLNVLQSTVMAFDKVNEDNVYMCVGYPLRQDIEQILKALLSGNSLEDSFKTVESAKYARGLALEDIITELHLFVMRLELPMSVMNKLIVKLAQIEERLAKGCTEVAQTAALVAAFFICRDMVSMEK from the exons ATGACGGACACGAATGGACCCGCTGTGCGCATGCCTTG GGTGGAGAAATATCGTCCCAGTGGTTTAGATGATTTGATATCTCACGAGGAGATAATATCAACAA TAACCCGCTTTATAAGCCGCAAGCAGCTGCCCCATTTACTCTTCTATGGTCCACCTGGCACGGGCAAGACGAGCACAATTCTGGCCTGTGCCCGTCAACTTTACTCGCCGCAGCAGTTCAAGTCCATGGTTTTGGAGCTCAATGCCTCGGATGACCGAGGAATTGGCATTGTGCGGGGTCAGATCCTCAACTTTGCCTCCACGCGAACCATCTTCTGCGACACCTTCAAACTGATCATTCTGGACGAGGCCGATGCCATGACCAACGATGCCCAGAACGCCCTGCGTCGCATCATTGAGAAATATACGGACAATGTGCGCTTTTGTGTGATTTGCAATTATCTCAGCAAAATCATTCCGGCCCTGCAGTCGCGTTGCACCCGCTTCCGATTCGCCCCATTATCCCAGGACCAGATGATGCCCCGACTGGAGAAAATCATTGAGGCTGAGGC TGTTCAAATAACTGAGGATGGAAAGCGGGCCCTTCTAACTCTGGCCAAGGGCGATATGAGAAAGGTTCTGAACGTTCTGCAAAGTACCGTGATGGCATTCGACAAGGTCAACGAGGATAATGTCTATATGTGCGTGGGCTACCCGTTGAGACAGGATATAGAGCAGATTTTGAAGGCCTTGCTATCTGGCAACAGCTTGGAGGACTCGTTTAAAA CTGTGGAAAGTGCAAAGTATGCCAGAGGTCTCGCGTTGGAAGACATCATAACAGAACTGCATTTGTTTGTCATGAGAC TTGAATTGCCAATGTCGGTTATGAACAAGCTTATTGTGAAGCTGGCCCAAATCGAAGAAAGATTGGCCAAAGGATGCACGGAAGTTGCTCAAACGGCAGCGCTGGTGGCCGCCTTCTTCATCTGCCGCGATATGGTTTCAATGGAGAAGTAA
- the pie gene encoding pineapple eye protein has protein sequence MEVELKELAKCEICQSKEVDELVFGEFMVQRQLHVHYYCLLLSTNLPQRGNDSSGILGFLLRDIRDEAAAAKRRKCCYCTKPSASIQCHGCSAYFHLKCGHHNHGVFEFTGMYHSYCDACAPKDEYQRELVAHPPEERICDICLVPIYMFKMFNITYGDCCRRGFAHKSCMRRYALMSGYYLRCIWCRAESFRDSIRKQSVFVPDRDAMWEKQPNAYRELHERNLRCDEVKCLSQNGRFYNKSTWLILSCKLCGCTGAHSKCLAGSVRLAKGTEPTEFKCSTCQELERNIAERPARDLDASAVGAAAEDHVNASFYVKKIGPAVANLPVTQAPVFSEEDDCEMSSSSCSSYITVIASQPKEKATKETPTPNVEVSIIEILDSTQPQDGNQITEGVNKETSVIEISDSTQSQDANQTTEPEIMIYKPPQPQSLTMISDLSQADNTTNIIDSSQQQPVNEIPESQPQDGLKEDPNTLLVLQESYRYADEPYYYLVIYEFDQGKCIGTCVLRFNEDDPRIQDKSQEALERVKIKPEDVWCRDKNTGIFGKVDEFLKKFRSENVNVNVNY, from the exons atggaagTGGAGTTAAAAGAGCTGGCCAAGTGCGAAATTTGCCAATCCAAGGAGGTTGATGAGTTGGTCTTCGGCGAGTTTATGGTCCAACGGCAGCTGCACGTGCACTACTATTGCCTG CTCCTCTCAACCAATTTGCCGCAGCGCGGCAACGATTCCAGCGGAATTCTGGGCTTCCTGCTGCGCGACATCCGCGACGAGGCAGCTGCCGCCAAAAGGAGGAAGTGCTGCTACTGCACGAAGCCCTCGGCCAGCATTCAGTGCCACGGATGCAGCGCCTATTTCCATTTGAAGTGCGGCCATCACAACCACGGCGTCTTTGAGTTCACTGGCATGTATCACAGCTACTGCGACGCCTGCGCCCCGAAGGATGAGTATCAGCGGGAATTGGTGGCCCATCCGCCGGAGGAACGCATCTGCGACATTTGCCTGGTGCCCATTTACATGTTCAAGATGTTCAACATCACCTACGGCGACTGCTGTCGCCGGGGATTCGCCCACAAGAGCTGCATGCGTCGCTACGCCCTCATGTCGGGCTATTACCTCCGCTGCATTTGGTGTCGAGCGGAGAGCTTCAGGGATTCCATCCGCAAACAGTCGGTTTTCGTTCCAGATCGCGATGCCATGTGGGAGAAGCAGCCGAACGCCTACAGGGAGCTCCACGAGCGCAATTTGCGATGCGACGAGGTGAAATGCCTGTCGCAGAATGGGAGGTTCTACAACAAAAGCACCTGGTTGATTCTATCCTGCAAGCTGTGCGGCTGCACCGGTGCCCATTCCAAGTGCCTGGCAGGCAGCGTTCGACTGGCCAAAGGCACCGAGCCCACCGAATTCAAGTGCTCCACGTGCCAGGAACTGGAAAGGAATATAGCCGAGAGGCCTGCGCGCGACCTGGATGCTTCTGCTGTTGGTGCCGCCGCGGAGGACCATGTGAATGCCTCGTTTTATGTGAAAAAAATCGGACCAGCTGTGGCTAATCTCCCCGTGACGCAGGCTCCTGTCTTCTCCGAAGAGGATGACTGCGAAATGAGTTCCTCTAGTTGTTCCAGTTACATCACTGTGATTGCCAGTCAGCCGAAGGAAAAGGCTACTAAGGAGACGCCTACGCCAAATGTTGAGGTGTCGATCATCGAGATTCTCGATTCGACGCAGCCACAGGATGGAAACCAGATTACTGAAGGAGTAAATAAGGAGACGTCGGTAATCGAGATTTCCGATTCGACACAGTCACAGGATGCAAACCAGACCACTGAACCggaaataatgatttataaacCGCCACAGCCACAATCTTTAACAATGATTTCTGATTTATCGCAGGCAGATAATACAACCAATATTATTGACTCTTCACAGCAACAGCCGGTAAATGAGATTCCTGAATCGCAGCCACAGGATGGTCTCAAAGAAGATCCAAATACCCTACTGGTGCTACAGGAGTCCTACCGCTACGCCGACGAGCCCTACTACTACCTGGTCATCTACGAGTTTGATCAGGGGAAGTGCATTGGGACCTGCGTATTACGATTTAACGAGGACGACCCTCGCATTCAGGACAAATCGCAGGAGGCTTTGGAACGTGTGAAGATAAAACCAGAAGATGTATGGTGCCGTGACAAGAATACCGGCATCTTCGGGAAGGTCGATGAGTTCCTCAAAAAGTTTAGATCAGAGAATGTTAATGTGAatgttaattattaa